In the genome of Phlebotomus papatasi isolate M1 chromosome 2, Ppap_2.1, whole genome shotgun sequence, one region contains:
- the LOC129800411 gene encoding DAZ-associated protein 2, with the protein MFNSEKKDMKDFAGPGGFAPAPNGPPPTAPHYQQWPQVPADFYHPRPEGAPMWGPPPSYDHVMQQNMPPVYPAHSGAFAGVPPGMAAPSYAPHQVPGAIYPPPFAAPPTFQVQPVPAGPPPAFAQQTVPQVALFDPGARFSAGGSFSVPPPPPGYGPTAAQLAAMQGQPVQVQKPKNNFFTGGKGAGFTFW; encoded by the exons ATGTTTAACAGCGAGAAGAAGGACATGAAGGACTTTG ctGGTCCGGGTGGTTTTGCTCCAGCTCCAAATGGGCCACCCCCGACAGCTCCGCACTATCAACAGTGGCCACAGGTGCCGGCGGACTTCTACCACCCGCGTCCGGAGGGTGCCCCAATGTGGGGCCCTCCACCAAGCTATGATCATGTGATGCAGCAGAACATGCCCCCCGTCTATCCTGCGCACTCTGGCGCCTTTGCTGGGGTTCCGCCCGGTATGGCGGCCCCTTCCTATGCGCCCCATCAGGTGCCCGGTGCCATCTATCCGCCCCCCTTTGCCGCCCCACCCACATTCCAGGTCCAGCCCGTTCCCGCGGGCCCGCCGCCCGCTTTTGCACAGCAGACCGTGCCCCAG GTGGCGCTCTTTGATCCAGGAGCTAGATTCAGTGCCGGCGGCTCGTTCTCCGTGCCACCCCCGCCCCCAGGCTACGGACCCACAGCCGCCCAATTGGCGGCCATGCAGGGCCAGCCTGTGCAAGTGCAGAAGCCAAAGAACAACTTCTTCACCGGCGGCAAAGGCGCTGGCTTCACCTTCTGGTGA
- the LOC129800397 gene encoding KAT8 regulatory NSL complex subunit 2 isoform X1 produces MQNSPIKKVNHGEVQLRKPPIITAEEEKALRDQLHLEIENKTKACSFSKYDCGGQRLVGYEYCLKHILQDPRAPYKQCAYAYPITGKRCLQPAPKYESRRNVAFTNFCFEHSRLNQLSKTQATTGKLKHLETQESFLNELSHYVKTEPSQIPAQDTEVDVVTPCLDPFLEINSQEINERGRKILDYASDSSTDDDMPTISNTWRGYEMDNSDNESVDSQNEDLLKSSRNFVADSSSTEKSALSGPSSCSSQHEKGHASIYTTEEATMITKQKLIRLQSLYVDQFERLHHVLREKRRKYLHSLRRERETYCSIHNQSRDTPRERRLYRKLKALNQYHKKHGVEAVLHRKRLERRNKAIVGLAQKTPFHNRCTFTEGGVKCNERSIPCCKFCKKHILEDKKQVLFRACGVEKSGVVCQEAVPVIYDDATCVLHIDMPPARSYVLKKYESESEEDEPPAKVKTLEIKEEKSLAHPDDDVLPPVSSEASCSKMEVAQEVEIKEEFVAPTEEVPAIAKEEEIKMD; encoded by the exons atgcaaaattctCCGATAAAGAAGGTCAATCACGGTGAAGTTCAACTCCGGAAGCCGCCGATAATCACAGCGGAGGAGGAAAAAGCTCTCAGGGATCAACTTCACCTGGAAATTGAGAACAAAACCAAAGCTTGCTCTTTTTCAAAGTACGATTGCGGTGGGCAGAGGCTTGTGGGCTATGAATACTGCCTGAAGCACATCCTGCAGGATCCCAGAGCACCTTACAAACAGTGTGCTTATGCCTATCCCATCACAGGGAAGAGGTGCCTTCAGCCGGCTCCGAAATACGAATCCAGGAGGAATGTTGC ATTCACAAACTTCTGCTTCGAGCACAGTCGTCTCAATCAACTATCCAAGACTCAGGCTACCACAGGGAAGCTGAAGCATCTAGAAACCCAGGAATCCTTCCTCAATGAACTCTCGCACTACGTCAAGACCGAACCATCCCAGATTCCTGCCCAGGACACAGAAGTGGACGTTGTGACTCCGTGCCTGGATCCCTTCT TGGAAATCAACAGCCAGGAGATCAATGAAAGGGGCCGGAAGATTCTGGATTATGCTTCCGACAGCTCCACAGATGACGATATGCCGACGATCTCAAACACCTGGAGGGGATATGAGATGGACAACTCGGACAATGAGAGCGTGGACTCCCAAAATGAAGATCTTCTCAA GTCATCGAGGAACTTTGTGGCCGACTCATCAAGCACTGAAAAAAGTGCTTTAAGCGGCCCAAGTTCTTGTTCAAgccaacatgaaaaagg ACACGCCAGCATTTACACGACAGAAGAGGCCACAATGATCACAAAGCAAAAACTGATAAGGCTTCAGTCTCTTTACGTCGATCAGTTTGAGCGTCTGCATCATGTGCTGCGCGAGAAGCGTAGAAAGTATCTGCATTCGCTGCGTCGCGAGAGAGAAACATACTGTAGCATTCACAATCAGTCACGTGATACGCCGAGAGAGCGTAGGCTGTACAGAAAGCTAAAGGCTCTCAATCAGTATCACAAGAAACACGGGGTAGAGGCTGTGTTGCACAGGAAGAGGCTCGAGAGGAGGAATAAGGCAATAGTTGGCCTGGCCCAGAAGACACCATTTCACAACAGATGCACCTTCACGGAGGGCGGCGTGAAGTGCAACGAGAGATCAATTCCGTGCTGCAAGTTTTGCAAGAAGCATATACTCGAGGACAAGAAGCAAGTGCTCTTTAGGGCCTGTGGCGTGGAGAAGAGTGGCGTTGTTTGTCAAGAAGCCGTCCCCGTGATTTACGATGATGCCACATGCGTCTTGCACATTGACATGCCACCAGCGAGATCCTACGTCCTGAAG AAATACGAATCTGAATCAGAGGAAGATGAGCCACCGGCCAAAGTGAAGACGCTGGAAATCAAAGAGGAGAAATCCCTGGCTCATCCAGATGACGACGTCCTTCCGCCCGTGAGCAGTGAAGCCTCCTGCTCCAAGATGGAAGTAGCCCAGGAAGTGGAGATCAAAGAGGAGTTCGTGGCGCCAACAGAGGAAGTGCCAGCAATTGCCAAGGAGGAAGAAATCAAGATGGATTGA
- the LOC129800397 gene encoding KAT8 regulatory NSL complex subunit 2 isoform X2, with product MQNSPIKKVNHGEVQLRKPPIITAEEEKALRDQLHLEIENKTKACSFSKYDCGGQRLVGYEYCLKHILQDPRAPYKQCAYAYPITGKRCLQPAPKYESRRNVAFTNFCFEHSRLNQLSKTQATTGKLKHLETQESFLNELSHYVKTEPSQIPAQDTEVDVVTPCLDPFLEINSQEINERGRKILDYASDSSTDDDMPTISNTWRGYEMDNSDNESVDSQNEDLLKHASIYTTEEATMITKQKLIRLQSLYVDQFERLHHVLREKRRKYLHSLRRERETYCSIHNQSRDTPRERRLYRKLKALNQYHKKHGVEAVLHRKRLERRNKAIVGLAQKTPFHNRCTFTEGGVKCNERSIPCCKFCKKHILEDKKQVLFRACGVEKSGVVCQEAVPVIYDDATCVLHIDMPPARSYVLKKYESESEEDEPPAKVKTLEIKEEKSLAHPDDDVLPPVSSEASCSKMEVAQEVEIKEEFVAPTEEVPAIAKEEEIKMD from the exons atgcaaaattctCCGATAAAGAAGGTCAATCACGGTGAAGTTCAACTCCGGAAGCCGCCGATAATCACAGCGGAGGAGGAAAAAGCTCTCAGGGATCAACTTCACCTGGAAATTGAGAACAAAACCAAAGCTTGCTCTTTTTCAAAGTACGATTGCGGTGGGCAGAGGCTTGTGGGCTATGAATACTGCCTGAAGCACATCCTGCAGGATCCCAGAGCACCTTACAAACAGTGTGCTTATGCCTATCCCATCACAGGGAAGAGGTGCCTTCAGCCGGCTCCGAAATACGAATCCAGGAGGAATGTTGC ATTCACAAACTTCTGCTTCGAGCACAGTCGTCTCAATCAACTATCCAAGACTCAGGCTACCACAGGGAAGCTGAAGCATCTAGAAACCCAGGAATCCTTCCTCAATGAACTCTCGCACTACGTCAAGACCGAACCATCCCAGATTCCTGCCCAGGACACAGAAGTGGACGTTGTGACTCCGTGCCTGGATCCCTTCT TGGAAATCAACAGCCAGGAGATCAATGAAAGGGGCCGGAAGATTCTGGATTATGCTTCCGACAGCTCCACAGATGACGATATGCCGACGATCTCAAACACCTGGAGGGGATATGAGATGGACAACTCGGACAATGAGAGCGTGGACTCCCAAAATGAAGATCTTCTCAA ACACGCCAGCATTTACACGACAGAAGAGGCCACAATGATCACAAAGCAAAAACTGATAAGGCTTCAGTCTCTTTACGTCGATCAGTTTGAGCGTCTGCATCATGTGCTGCGCGAGAAGCGTAGAAAGTATCTGCATTCGCTGCGTCGCGAGAGAGAAACATACTGTAGCATTCACAATCAGTCACGTGATACGCCGAGAGAGCGTAGGCTGTACAGAAAGCTAAAGGCTCTCAATCAGTATCACAAGAAACACGGGGTAGAGGCTGTGTTGCACAGGAAGAGGCTCGAGAGGAGGAATAAGGCAATAGTTGGCCTGGCCCAGAAGACACCATTTCACAACAGATGCACCTTCACGGAGGGCGGCGTGAAGTGCAACGAGAGATCAATTCCGTGCTGCAAGTTTTGCAAGAAGCATATACTCGAGGACAAGAAGCAAGTGCTCTTTAGGGCCTGTGGCGTGGAGAAGAGTGGCGTTGTTTGTCAAGAAGCCGTCCCCGTGATTTACGATGATGCCACATGCGTCTTGCACATTGACATGCCACCAGCGAGATCCTACGTCCTGAAG AAATACGAATCTGAATCAGAGGAAGATGAGCCACCGGCCAAAGTGAAGACGCTGGAAATCAAAGAGGAGAAATCCCTGGCTCATCCAGATGACGACGTCCTTCCGCCCGTGAGCAGTGAAGCCTCCTGCTCCAAGATGGAAGTAGCCCAGGAAGTGGAGATCAAAGAGGAGTTCGTGGCGCCAACAGAGGAAGTGCCAGCAATTGCCAAGGAGGAAGAAATCAAGATGGATTGA